From Roseibium alexandrii DFL-11, the proteins below share one genomic window:
- the gph gene encoding phosphoglycolate phosphatase (PGP is an essential enzyme in the glycolate salvage pathway in higher organisms (photorespiration in plants). Phosphoglycolate results from the oxidase activity of RubisCO in the Calvin cycle when concentrations of carbon dioxide are low relative to oxygen. This enzyme is a member of the Haloacid Dehalogenase (HAD) superfamily of aspartate-nucleophile hydrolase enzymes (PF00702).) produces the protein MSVLVFDLDGTLVSSMEDLVATLNAVLEKAGHGTVPQDKVANMVGMGAKVLLQRGLDYLEIEWSDETIIPLYEDFLDYYAANIAVHTRPFDGVIPALQRFRADGWKLAVCTNKTERLTLPLLAALNMTDHFDAVVGGDTFSVSKPHAEPVLGAIQRAGGTLEGSIMIGDSVTDINAARAAGIPVVAVDFGYTPVPVTELGPDRIISHFDELADAVDGLRT, from the coding sequence ATGTCTGTACTTGTGTTCGATCTGGACGGCACTCTGGTGTCTTCCATGGAAGATCTTGTTGCGACCTTGAATGCGGTTCTGGAAAAAGCCGGACATGGAACTGTTCCTCAGGACAAGGTCGCCAACATGGTTGGCATGGGAGCCAAGGTGCTTTTGCAGCGCGGTTTGGACTACCTTGAAATTGAATGGTCGGATGAGACGATCATACCGCTATATGAAGACTTCCTGGACTACTACGCTGCCAACATCGCTGTTCACACACGGCCGTTCGATGGCGTTATTCCGGCGCTACAGCGTTTCCGTGCCGATGGCTGGAAGCTGGCGGTTTGCACCAACAAGACCGAGCGCCTCACCCTGCCCTTGCTTGCTGCGCTCAATATGACAGATCACTTCGATGCGGTGGTCGGAGGCGATACGTTCTCCGTTTCCAAGCCCCATGCAGAGCCGGTGCTGGGTGCCATTCAACGCGCTGGCGGCACCCTGGAGGGCTCGATCATGATCGGCGACAGTGTAACCGACATCAACGCTGCCCGCGCCGCGGGCATTCCCGTGGTCGCCGTTGATTTTGGGTATACGCCAGTGCCGGTCACAGAACTCGGCCCAGACCGCATCATTTCCCATTTTGACGAACTTGCGGATGCAGTCGACGGCCTCCGAACCTGA
- a CDS encoding methyl-accepting chemotaxis protein, protein MFGVKMRRKTSPGEVDLVPEDTQGHENQSSDGSSETENTSSGLSRALDSLEDDLQVAAKSIDAAATKVQDRLVEQASTLGSIISESQVLTDQAAKANDNVGELTHSIQELSASSAQIGSQVSVSNDLAVEARDIADQANQGVLELKNAIEDIANVVGLISDIAKQTNLLALNATIEAARAGDAGKGFAVVAGEVKSLSVETQSATEQIAANITKLNQSAEMSIGSVGRIIDVIGQIRPSFAAVEQAVQAQVETTETVSRQAEDTKSFVQDVVRHVDRINASAAEAEQSGTLVRDAGDSMSASTKALQARFAMMIRQTDVGDRRVDDRLPLKLSGTATSGNVTMRIETRDISMGGVLFITDADTVPHTGAVLRLDLNGIGSTEAKVVNVSDGGCHCAFTSSAGAFRTALEQRITSLKQGFAKQIETAQSGAARVASAMEHMIENGALSLDALFDTNYRPIEGTDPLQVSTRALSSLERALPDIQEEILKNSSGMAFCAAVDRNGYLPVHNLIFSKPQKPDDPAWNTANCRNKLIFDDRAGLSAARNMRPYLVQSYPRDMGGGNIIWMQEIDAPILVQGRHWGGFRTAYKL, encoded by the coding sequence ATGTTCGGTGTTAAGATGCGGCGGAAGACTTCTCCTGGTGAAGTCGACTTGGTGCCTGAAGACACTCAAGGACATGAAAATCAATCCTCAGATGGCAGCAGCGAAACTGAGAATACATCCAGCGGCTTGAGCCGTGCCCTCGACAGTCTGGAAGATGACCTTCAGGTCGCGGCGAAAAGCATTGATGCTGCGGCAACCAAAGTGCAGGACCGCTTGGTGGAGCAGGCCAGCACCCTGGGATCCATCATCTCTGAGAGCCAGGTTCTGACCGATCAAGCAGCAAAAGCCAACGATAATGTGGGCGAGCTGACGCATTCCATTCAAGAACTCTCCGCCTCCAGCGCACAAATCGGCTCGCAGGTCAGTGTGTCGAATGATTTAGCGGTTGAGGCCCGCGATATCGCCGACCAGGCCAATCAAGGTGTTCTAGAGCTTAAAAACGCAATCGAAGATATCGCAAATGTTGTTGGTCTCATCTCCGACATTGCAAAGCAGACCAACCTTCTGGCTCTAAATGCGACCATTGAGGCGGCACGCGCCGGGGACGCCGGCAAGGGGTTTGCCGTGGTCGCCGGCGAGGTGAAATCGCTCTCCGTGGAAACGCAATCTGCCACTGAGCAGATCGCTGCCAATATCACCAAGCTGAACCAGTCCGCTGAAATGAGTATTGGATCTGTCGGCCGGATCATTGATGTGATCGGCCAAATCCGTCCAAGTTTTGCGGCAGTCGAACAAGCGGTGCAGGCACAGGTCGAAACGACCGAAACAGTGAGCCGGCAAGCCGAGGATACCAAAAGCTTCGTTCAGGATGTCGTACGCCACGTCGACCGGATCAACGCCTCTGCCGCCGAAGCTGAGCAAAGTGGTACGCTGGTTCGCGATGCCGGTGACAGTATGAGCGCCAGCACCAAGGCCCTCCAGGCCCGTTTTGCCATGATGATCCGGCAGACGGATGTTGGTGACCGGAGGGTTGATGATCGACTGCCGCTGAAACTGTCGGGAACAGCAACCAGTGGAAATGTCACGATGCGGATCGAAACGCGTGACATTTCCATGGGCGGCGTTTTGTTCATTACCGACGCGGACACCGTCCCGCACACAGGCGCTGTACTGCGTCTTGACTTGAATGGGATCGGCTCGACAGAAGCAAAGGTTGTAAATGTTTCAGATGGCGGATGCCATTGCGCCTTTACATCTTCGGCAGGGGCTTTCAGGACCGCGCTCGAACAACGCATAACATCCCTGAAACAAGGCTTCGCCAAGCAGATTGAAACCGCGCAATCTGGTGCGGCGCGGGTCGCCTCGGCAATGGAGCACATGATAGAAAATGGTGCATTGTCTCTGGACGCTCTCTTTGACACGAACTACAGGCCGATAGAAGGCACCGACCCTCTTCAGGTCTCAACGAGGGCGCTTAGCTCCCTGGAACGCGCACTGCCGGATATCCAGGAAGAGATACTGAAGAACAGCTCCGGCATGGCATTTTGCGCAGCTGTCGACCGCAACGGCTACCTTCCGGTTCACAACCTCATCTTCTCAAAACCGCAAAAACCGGATGACCCCGCCTGGAACACTGCCAACTGCCGGAACAAACTGATCTTTGATGATCGGGCCGGCTTGAGCGCTGCCCGCAATATGCGGCCTTACCTTGTCCAGTCCTATCCAAGAGACATGGGCGGCGGAAACATCATCTGGATGCAGGAAATTGATGCACCTATCCTGGTGCAGGGGCGCCATTGGGGTGGTTTCCGCACGGCCTATAAGCTTTGA
- a CDS encoding tetratricopeptide repeat protein, translating into MATQTAPNTIRDRLLKGIALQQAGEFEKAQRIYKQAVKKAPNNADAVHLLGVTYRQLGYPTRALEYIQKAIALNPNQSVFYANLARAMMDMGSDVDSLLAVCNKALSLNPLEREARNIKGIALTKKKEFEEAELIFQSLIVEDPEYKDAYRNFGTLLMDADRANHAVNFYIKAVMLEPDNPENYLLRARARLKLKQYEPSQYELTEALERFPDNADVKHEAARLLFSMNESNLAVFYAKQAHEADPRDYHKGVTYGVNLLMHGDHKEALRIMKKAKKSAPPSNRTVDWNLALAYLANGDLKNGWELHSARFEDPAAQILRRTFEIPEWKGEDISDKTILVWADQGLGDALKAGTMLPELIARAGKVIVELSEKGAKFTQYCFPEAESRLAQMDSDNFQTAFDYDLHVNIGELVKFFRPTIESFKTAPCPVYSFEKDRAVEYLKRLKGNEDKPVIGFSWRSKNLAVNRARYYLSAPGIAPLLESRDAIFVNLQYAALEKEINFLKERAGDRFIDLEDVDLFDDLLGAAALTAACDFVVSANTSVADIAGILDVPAIRFGQQEPPLLLGQKNPPWYPSMTYMHPYTDKACAEFVPEIIKEMDRQLENWTPERRNKRLGL; encoded by the coding sequence ATGGCAACGCAAACAGCGCCCAATACCATTCGAGACAGACTGCTGAAGGGCATCGCTCTGCAACAGGCCGGCGAATTCGAAAAAGCCCAGCGCATCTACAAACAAGCGGTCAAAAAAGCTCCAAACAACGCAGATGCTGTCCACCTTCTCGGGGTGACATACCGCCAACTCGGCTATCCAACACGCGCGCTTGAATACATCCAGAAAGCAATTGCGCTCAACCCGAACCAATCCGTGTTCTATGCGAATCTGGCACGCGCGATGATGGATATGGGTTCGGATGTCGACAGCTTGCTGGCCGTTTGTAACAAGGCTCTGTCACTGAACCCGCTAGAACGCGAAGCGCGCAATATAAAGGGCATTGCGCTCACCAAGAAGAAAGAATTTGAAGAAGCGGAGCTGATCTTCCAGAGCCTTATCGTTGAAGACCCGGAATACAAAGACGCCTATCGCAACTTCGGCACACTTCTGATGGACGCCGACCGCGCCAATCACGCAGTCAATTTCTATATCAAGGCAGTTATGCTGGAGCCGGACAATCCGGAAAACTATCTTCTGCGCGCGCGCGCCCGCCTCAAACTCAAACAATACGAACCAAGCCAATACGAGCTTACAGAGGCCCTTGAGCGCTTTCCGGACAATGCCGACGTAAAACACGAAGCGGCGCGTCTTCTATTCTCGATGAATGAATCGAATTTGGCTGTCTTCTACGCCAAACAAGCCCATGAAGCCGATCCAAGGGACTATCACAAGGGTGTCACCTATGGGGTGAACCTGTTGATGCATGGAGATCACAAGGAAGCCCTCAGGATCATGAAAAAGGCCAAGAAGTCCGCACCACCGAGCAATCGAACGGTAGACTGGAACCTGGCCCTCGCCTACCTGGCAAACGGTGACCTCAAAAACGGCTGGGAACTGCATTCGGCGCGCTTTGAAGATCCCGCTGCACAAATACTTCGGCGTACATTCGAAATCCCGGAGTGGAAGGGCGAAGATATCTCAGACAAGACTATTCTTGTTTGGGCAGACCAAGGGCTCGGCGACGCACTCAAAGCGGGAACAATGTTACCTGAACTCATCGCAAGAGCTGGCAAGGTGATTGTCGAGCTGTCGGAAAAGGGGGCTAAATTCACCCAGTATTGTTTCCCCGAGGCAGAGTCTCGGCTGGCACAAATGGACAGTGACAACTTCCAAACGGCTTTTGATTACGATCTGCACGTTAACATTGGTGAGTTGGTAAAATTTTTCAGACCCACAATTGAATCGTTCAAGACTGCACCCTGTCCAGTCTACTCATTTGAAAAAGACCGGGCAGTCGAATACCTCAAACGCCTGAAGGGTAATGAAGACAAACCCGTGATCGGTTTTTCCTGGCGCTCCAAGAACCTCGCCGTGAACAGGGCCAGATACTATTTATCGGCGCCCGGAATTGCTCCCCTACTGGAATCAAGAGACGCAATTTTTGTGAATCTCCAGTACGCAGCTCTGGAAAAGGAAATCAACTTCCTTAAAGAGCGCGCCGGTGACCGCTTCATCGACCTGGAAGACGTCGATTTGTTCGACGATCTGCTGGGGGCAGCAGCACTAACGGCTGCCTGTGATTTCGTTGTATCGGCCAATACCAGCGTGGCCGATATAGCCGGCATTCTGGACGTACCGGCAATCCGTTTTGGTCAGCAGGAACCGCCGCTTCTGCTGGGCCAGAAAAATCCGCCCTGGTATCCTTCTATGACTTACATGCACCCCTACACGGACAAGGCGTGTGCGGAATTCGTACCGGAAATCATCAAGGAAATGGACCGTCAGCTGGAAAACTGGACGCCTGAGCGCCGGAACAAGCGGCTCGGCCTATAA
- the rpiA gene encoding ribose-5-phosphate isomerase RpiA — translation MSDNLKQQAAERAAEDVISGMRLGIGTGSTAEFFVHALAKRVADGLDVIGVPTSERTAELAASLGIKLTTLEELPELDLTVDGADELDANLALIKGGGGALLREKIVAAASGKMIVIADGTKNVDTLGQFPLPIEVVPFGQEATRRAILALLREMGLPQNLQLRMAGEHPFVTDGGHHIFDAHLLKIEDPETLAQALVKIPGVVEHGLFLNLASKAYVAGEDGVKTITPASM, via the coding sequence ATGAGCGATAACCTGAAACAGCAGGCAGCCGAGCGCGCAGCAGAGGATGTCATCTCCGGCATGCGCCTTGGTATCGGCACAGGATCGACTGCAGAGTTCTTCGTTCACGCCCTTGCAAAGCGTGTCGCAGACGGACTGGACGTGATCGGCGTTCCGACATCTGAGCGCACAGCAGAGCTTGCCGCCAGTTTGGGAATAAAACTCACCACCTTGGAAGAGTTGCCCGAGCTGGATCTGACAGTGGACGGTGCGGATGAGCTGGATGCCAACCTCGCCTTGATCAAGGGCGGCGGCGGAGCTTTGCTGAGGGAAAAGATTGTCGCAGCAGCTTCCGGCAAAATGATCGTCATCGCCGATGGCACTAAGAACGTTGATACGCTGGGGCAATTTCCGTTGCCGATTGAAGTTGTGCCGTTTGGTCAGGAAGCAACGCGGCGGGCCATCCTAGCGCTGTTAAGGGAAATGGGTTTGCCTCAAAACCTTCAGCTGAGAATGGCCGGGGAGCATCCTTTTGTCACAGATGGCGGGCATCACATCTTTGACGCCCATCTTCTGAAGATCGAAGACCCTGAAACGCTTGCACAGGCTCTGGTAAAGATCCCGGGCGTTGTTGAGCATGGTCTTTTCCTCAATCTTGCCTCCAAGGCTTACGTGGCCGGGGAAGATGGGGTAAAGACGATTACACCTGCGTCGATGTAG
- a CDS encoding class I SAM-dependent methyltransferase, whose protein sequence is MASIYDTLAELGVASKETQEVFATRTRDREDVIVYRDQLSGVIYIDGFYGGDEVYQEGDYRQSNEALIGKRDYEVTVDASRRVEAYRPFVTGKHIVEFGCGDGAFLHSVCNEAQSCCGVELQEDYVTALNAGGILCHKSLAALPDSSMDSALSFHVLEHLPEPAPILQELFRVLKPGGVMVAEVPHAGDVLLNQLNCDEFKAFTLWSQHLVLHTRDSLKRLLAASGFAKIVIEGVQRYPLSNHLGWLSKGRPGGHKSTLAAIDTADLGISYEAALNRIDATDTLVAIVRKPV, encoded by the coding sequence ATGGCAAGTATTTATGACACGTTGGCGGAACTGGGCGTCGCCAGTAAGGAGACGCAGGAGGTCTTTGCGACGCGCACCCGTGATCGTGAGGATGTCATTGTATATCGCGATCAGCTTTCGGGAGTGATCTATATTGATGGCTTTTATGGCGGTGACGAAGTCTATCAAGAGGGTGACTACCGGCAATCAAATGAAGCCTTGATTGGCAAACGGGACTATGAAGTCACCGTAGATGCGTCACGGCGTGTTGAGGCCTACCGTCCCTTCGTGACCGGAAAGCACATCGTCGAATTTGGCTGCGGTGACGGTGCCTTTCTCCATTCCGTTTGCAACGAAGCTCAGAGCTGTTGCGGTGTGGAATTGCAGGAGGATTATGTCACGGCCCTGAACGCTGGCGGGATACTGTGCCACAAATCCTTGGCGGCTCTGCCGGACAGTTCAATGGACAGCGCCCTGAGTTTTCATGTCCTGGAACATCTTCCCGAACCCGCTCCGATTTTACAAGAGCTCTTTCGTGTCCTGAAACCAGGCGGCGTTATGGTCGCTGAGGTGCCGCACGCCGGTGATGTTTTGCTGAACCAACTGAATTGCGACGAGTTCAAAGCGTTTACCTTGTGGAGCCAGCATCTTGTTCTCCATACCCGGGACAGCTTGAAACGGCTATTGGCAGCATCAGGTTTTGCAAAGATCGTCATTGAAGGTGTTCAGAGGTATCCGCTGTCAAACCATTTGGGTTGGCTGTCCAAAGGGCGTCCCGGTGGACACAAAAGCACACTTGCGGCGATTGACACGGCAGATCTCGGAATTTCCTATGAAGCGGCTCTTAACCGGATCGATGCCACCGACACATTGGTCGCTATCGTCCGAAAACCTGTGTAG
- a CDS encoding acylneuraminate cytidylyltransferase family protein, with product MERVAAIIPARGGSKGIPGKNIKPFLGVPLVAHAIKAALGAKTISDVIVSSDDDAILSVAREYGAAALKRPADISGDEASSESAVLHAISENDACQAADTVVFLQCTSPLTTSEEIDQVVTARAEMDADTAFSVVEVHAFLWQIEADGTGRGINHDASKPRQRRQDRPREFRETGAIYALRKDGFVPEGVRFFGRSIPVVLPDAIEIDLDTPRDWLALEAYARAAGHQS from the coding sequence ATGGAAAGGGTCGCTGCGATAATCCCCGCAAGAGGTGGATCCAAGGGTATTCCGGGTAAGAACATCAAGCCTTTCCTTGGGGTCCCGTTGGTCGCTCACGCCATCAAAGCAGCGCTGGGTGCAAAAACGATCTCTGATGTCATCGTCTCAAGCGACGACGACGCAATCCTAAGCGTTGCCCGTGAGTACGGAGCTGCAGCCTTGAAGCGACCGGCAGATATCTCGGGGGATGAAGCCTCTTCTGAAAGCGCGGTCCTGCATGCAATTTCTGAAAATGATGCATGCCAAGCGGCGGACACGGTTGTTTTCTTGCAGTGTACCTCGCCATTGACGACATCTGAGGAGATCGATCAGGTCGTGACGGCTCGTGCGGAAATGGACGCGGATACGGCATTTTCTGTTGTCGAGGTGCATGCTTTTCTGTGGCAGATCGAGGCCGACGGAACGGGGAGGGGGATCAATCATGATGCCAGCAAACCGCGTCAGCGCCGTCAGGACCGTCCAAGAGAGTTTAGGGAAACAGGTGCGATATACGCACTTCGCAAGGATGGTTTCGTGCCCGAGGGCGTGAGGTTCTTCGGGCGCAGTATCCCTGTCGTTCTGCCGGATGCGATCGAGATCGATCTGGATACCCCACGGGATTGGTTGGCACTGGAAGCTTATGCAAGGGCTGCAGGACACCAGTCCTGA